In the genome of Metabacillus litoralis, the window TTTACCGAAGAAATGCTGCAAGGGATGATTCATCAGTTAAATGAGGTGCAGAAGAATCCTCTTGTGAAATAGAAGTAGAATTAGTCACAGTCATTAATGATTGACCATTAACACATATTTTGCTAGAATGATCTAAACTAAATGATCGATTCCCAAAGGGGAGTAGCTGTTAAACAAAGTCGTCATTTCGGGAGATTACTGCCCCGGCTTTGTTGGCAATTTATATTGCTAGCGAGACCTTTGCCAATTTTATTAATTGGTGAAGGTCTTTTTTTAGGCCTTTACTTAATAGTAAAGGCCTTATTTTGTTTTGTTGAAACTAATGAATGGAGAATGTGGATGAAGTCTGTTCTTAAACTAGAGATGGAGAGAAAACATCTTAGTATATCAAAAATATGGTTATTAACAGTCCTTGTTGGACTAGCTATGAATGTAGTGATTTTTATTCAATTGTCACTTACTTTATTGGAGAAAAACTCATTTTCATTTGATGCTGTGTTAATACGTGCTGTTAGGTCCTACTCTTCTCAGATAATGGATCCAGTGATGGTGTTTATTACTCATCTTGGCTCTAGTACGATGCTCGGATTCTTACTTATTGTTGGGATGGTATGGCTTTACTTAAAATACAAAGATGTATTAGCTACTCTATGCTTTTTGATTGTTGTGGCAGGAGGAGGGTTTCTTAATTCACTATTAAAGATCTATTTTAATCGAGATCGTCCTGATGATAATAGATTGATTGAAGCAGATGGCTTAAGTTTTCCAAGTGGTCATTCAATGGGAAGCATGCTGCTTTATGGATTTTTAGTTTATTTGTCTCTTAGATATGATAGATGGAAGATACGTAAAGCTGGAGTCGTGACTTCGCTCATTTGCCTTATCTTCTTAATTGGAATCAGTCGTATTTATTTGGGAGTTCATTATCCTTCTGATGTTTTTGCAGGTTTTCTTGCAGGGTTTGTTTGGCTTGGTGGGTGGGTCATAGCCCTGGAACTAGCATATATATGGAATAACAAGAAACGAAGATACTAAAGTACTCAAGAAAAAAGGTGAAGCTATGGAAAAAGATTGGTTAGTCGTTGATAAGCTGTTGTCTAAAATAAAAATCACATCAA includes:
- a CDS encoding phosphatase PAP2 family protein, which encodes MKSVLKLEMERKHLSISKIWLLTVLVGLAMNVVIFIQLSLTLLEKNSFSFDAVLIRAVRSYSSQIMDPVMVFITHLGSSTMLGFLLIVGMVWLYLKYKDVLATLCFLIVVAGGGFLNSLLKIYFNRDRPDDNRLIEADGLSFPSGHSMGSMLLYGFLVYLSLRYDRWKIRKAGVVTSLICLIFLIGISRIYLGVHYPSDVFAGFLAGFVWLGGWVIALELAYIWNNKKRRY